A stretch of the Streptomyces sp. WMMB303 genome encodes the following:
- a CDS encoding sugar ABC transporter permease has product MSAPSTVRTGPAPTPARGTSAGRPRKHRGWRQRFGHPAFYLFPLPALVVYVIFFAVPTVQAFQYAVTDWDGYSAGYRSVGLDNFEQLARGDDLFVNAMTNSLKFMLVVVVFQTLFSLVLASMLLRNSRSSTLLRAVFFLPTILSSVSVAFVWKFIYDPNFGLANSALKSVGLDSLTSSFLGDEGKAIYFLAITQVWFHTGQMMVIFIAGLQQIPRELYEAAAIDGVGRWQRFRHVTWPMIAPATGIVIAYTTIQSFKAFDLVLGLGGNPPQGSLDILSTRIYTSFADSRFGYAAAESIVFMAVIALVTLIQRRTVKLTQSGA; this is encoded by the coding sequence ATGAGCGCGCCCAGCACGGTCAGGACCGGCCCCGCCCCGACCCCCGCCCGTGGCACATCCGCCGGGCGGCCCCGGAAGCACCGCGGGTGGAGACAGCGGTTCGGGCACCCGGCGTTCTACCTGTTCCCGCTGCCCGCACTCGTGGTGTACGTGATCTTCTTCGCCGTCCCGACGGTGCAGGCGTTCCAGTACGCGGTCACCGACTGGGACGGCTACAGCGCCGGCTACCGCTCCGTCGGCCTGGACAACTTCGAGCAGTTGGCGCGCGGGGACGACCTGTTCGTCAACGCCATGACCAACAGCCTGAAGTTCATGCTGGTCGTCGTCGTCTTCCAGACCCTCTTCTCGCTGGTGCTGGCGTCCATGCTGCTCCGCAACAGCCGTTCCTCCACACTGCTGCGCGCGGTCTTCTTCCTGCCGACGATCCTCTCCAGCGTGTCCGTCGCCTTCGTGTGGAAGTTCATCTACGACCCGAACTTCGGGCTGGCCAACAGCGCACTGAAGTCGGTCGGGCTCGACTCCCTGACCAGTTCCTTCCTCGGTGACGAGGGCAAGGCCATCTACTTTCTGGCGATCACCCAGGTCTGGTTCCACACCGGTCAGATGATGGTCATCTTCATCGCCGGTCTTCAGCAGATCCCCCGGGAGCTGTACGAAGCCGCCGCGATCGACGGAGTCGGCAGGTGGCAGCGGTTCCGGCACGTGACATGGCCGATGATCGCCCCGGCGACCGGCATCGTGATCGCCTACACCACCATCCAGTCGTTCAAGGCGTTCGATCTGGTGCTGGGGCTGGGCGGCAACCCACCGCAGGGCTCGCTGGACATTCTGTCGACCCGCATCTACACCTCGTTCGCCGATTCCAGGTTCGGCTACGCCGCCGCGGAGTCGATCGTCTTCATGGCGGTGATCGCCCTGGTCACACTGATCCAGCGGCGCACCGTCAAGCTCACCCAGTCAGGAGCGTGA
- a CDS encoding TIM-barrel domain-containing protein gives MYLLREITAVRHHEGGLECAVRAVRGIELPGTPGCLTGEPLPDQGIETTMPNLPRLPVPPLDPREFVLRVSFDREDSVRITLAPRGARVLDEQPGWLGIVLDGAHAPTPRVRTTEDVPGRPTGPGTAGAGTPGTAQTVVHTGRMRVRLTRSPFALRVEDTATGRTLLRTGERLRQVAGFPMAPPVLATDSGTVLNLELGPDEQITGFGEQFGPLVKNGQRLRLRVEDALGTGTGMAYKPVPVWHSTNGYLGFLNTGAVVTADVGHRRPDVLGLTVDDEALDLWVIGSPSPKERLSRYTQLTGRATVPPPWAFGYWMGRCRYHSAAEMNEVGDTMRRHAVPCDVLHLDPDWLVVDRLNCDFIWNTERFGDRASFIAGLRERGLRLSLWELPYLDPASPRHAEARERGFLVRGPAGEPAEVAGTPSPDGRPRALLDFTNPQARAWWQELHTDFLADGVAVFKTDFGEGLPEDTLPADGTPGHHAHNLYPLRYNGAVSSAIAARTGRPALVWGRSGWAGSQRYPGQWGGDAESTVAGMRSTVRGGLSYALSAPGLWSHDIGGFYGPELTPELYVRWTQLGALSPLMRAHGLRPREPWAFGDRALEIARRWIRLRYALLPYLWQVAQQAANEGWPVLRPLALEYPDDPVAASVDDAFLLGPDLLVVPVFDDGPGPVRRRFWVPEGGWTDLLTGERCTGPGHVERTVDLESMPVLVRDGCWLPRLTVDETVRSTDDLLERPWQLHVYGTETGTRELTGFDGTRSAVHLEGDSVRAEGGLRLMDRAVRHGGPR, from the coding sequence TTGTACCTGCTCCGTGAGATCACCGCAGTGCGCCACCACGAGGGTGGCCTGGAGTGCGCCGTCCGCGCCGTCCGCGGCATCGAACTGCCCGGCACACCCGGCTGTCTGACCGGCGAACCCCTCCCCGACCAGGGCATCGAGACGACCATGCCCAACCTGCCCCGACTGCCCGTTCCCCCGCTGGACCCGCGCGAGTTCGTACTGCGCGTGTCCTTCGACCGCGAGGACTCGGTCCGGATCACCCTCGCTCCCCGGGGTGCGCGGGTACTGGACGAGCAGCCCGGCTGGCTGGGCATCGTGCTCGACGGAGCACACGCGCCCACGCCCCGCGTGCGGACCACCGAGGACGTCCCGGGCCGGCCCACCGGACCGGGCACCGCCGGGGCCGGGACCCCAGGCACCGCGCAGACCGTCGTGCACACCGGCCGGATGCGGGTGCGCCTCACCAGGAGCCCGTTCGCGCTCCGCGTCGAGGACACCGCCACCGGACGCACACTGCTGCGCACCGGGGAGCGGCTGCGCCAGGTGGCCGGATTCCCGATGGCCCCGCCCGTGCTCGCGACGGACTCCGGGACGGTCCTCAACCTGGAACTGGGCCCCGACGAACAGATCACCGGCTTCGGCGAGCAGTTCGGACCACTGGTGAAGAACGGCCAACGGCTGCGGCTGCGCGTGGAGGACGCACTCGGCACCGGCACCGGCATGGCCTACAAGCCGGTGCCGGTCTGGCACTCCACCAACGGCTATCTGGGCTTCCTCAACACCGGTGCGGTGGTCACCGCGGACGTCGGACACCGGCGCCCGGACGTCCTCGGCCTGACCGTCGACGACGAAGCCCTGGACCTGTGGGTGATCGGATCGCCGTCCCCCAAGGAGCGGCTGTCCCGCTACACGCAGCTCACCGGCCGCGCCACGGTGCCCCCGCCGTGGGCCTTCGGCTACTGGATGGGCCGCTGCCGCTATCACAGCGCCGCGGAGATGAACGAGGTCGGCGACACCATGCGCCGGCACGCCGTGCCCTGCGACGTACTGCACCTGGACCCGGACTGGCTGGTGGTGGACCGGCTGAACTGCGACTTCATCTGGAACACCGAACGCTTCGGTGACCGGGCCTCGTTCATCGCCGGGCTGCGCGAGCGCGGACTGCGGCTCTCGCTGTGGGAACTGCCCTACCTCGACCCCGCCTCCCCGCGCCACGCCGAGGCCCGCGAGCGCGGCTTCCTGGTGCGCGGCCCGGCCGGCGAGCCGGCCGAGGTGGCCGGAACCCCGTCCCCCGACGGTCGGCCGCGTGCCCTGCTGGACTTCACCAACCCCCAGGCTCGCGCCTGGTGGCAGGAGCTGCACACCGACTTCCTGGCCGACGGCGTGGCGGTCTTCAAGACCGACTTCGGCGAAGGTCTGCCCGAGGACACGCTTCCCGCGGACGGCACCCCGGGCCATCATGCGCACAACCTCTACCCACTGCGGTACAACGGCGCGGTCTCCTCCGCGATCGCCGCTCGCACCGGCCGTCCCGCCCTCGTCTGGGGCCGCTCGGGATGGGCGGGCTCACAGCGCTACCCCGGACAGTGGGGCGGCGACGCGGAGTCGACGGTCGCCGGGATGCGCTCCACCGTGCGTGGGGGCCTCTCGTACGCGCTCAGCGCGCCGGGCCTCTGGAGCCACGACATCGGCGGGTTCTACGGGCCGGAACTGACTCCCGAGCTGTATGTGCGCTGGACACAACTGGGGGCGCTGTCCCCGCTGATGCGCGCGCACGGGCTGCGTCCTCGCGAGCCCTGGGCGTTCGGCGACCGCGCTCTGGAGATCGCGCGCCGCTGGATCCGACTGCGCTACGCACTGCTGCCGTACCTGTGGCAGGTGGCGCAGCAGGCCGCGAACGAGGGCTGGCCCGTGCTGCGGCCACTGGCCCTGGAGTATCCCGACGACCCGGTGGCCGCCTCCGTGGACGACGCCTTCCTGCTGGGGCCGGATCTGCTCGTCGTTCCCGTCTTCGACGACGGTCCCGGACCGGTCCGCCGCCGCTTCTGGGTACCGGAGGGCGGCTGGACGGACCTGCTCACCGGCGAGCGCTGCACCGGGCCCGGTCATGTCGAACGCACCGTCGATCTCGAGAGCATGCCCGTCCTGGTACGGGACGGCTGCTGGCTGCCGCGGCTGACCGTGGACGAGACCGTGCGCTCGACCGACGATCTGCTGGAGCGCCCTTGGCAGCTCCATGTGTACGGCACCGAGACCGGTACCCGCGAACTGACGGGCTTCGACGGCACACGCTCTGCGGTGCACCTCGAGGGGGACTCGGTGCGTGCCGAGGGCGGCCTGCGGCTGATGGACCGTGCCGTACGCCACGGAGGGCCCCGATGA
- a CDS encoding carbohydrate ABC transporter permease: MGSRIGRRALLGVYTALVLIPLLVMFAGSFKTTSDLFSNPFSLPEEWQFGNYGEVLGSADMGTAFTNSALVTACSVTLTLLLASLAAYGLARIPGWPGWVLYGFLVLGMSVPAQANMIPQFVLFDVLGLTDSLAGLVLINIVSTLPVAVFILAGFMRTLPREIYEAAALDGVGPWRTYRSIALPLSLPSLAATAIFLLVIHWNELLYPLLFINDPDKRTLPLALLNFQGEFLTNYPLLFTGVVVASLPLVVGYIFLQRFFIAGMTAGSVKE, from the coding sequence ATGGGCTCCCGTATCGGACGGCGTGCGCTGCTGGGCGTGTACACGGCGCTCGTCCTCATTCCGCTGCTGGTGATGTTCGCCGGCAGTTTCAAAACCACCTCCGACCTGTTCAGCAACCCCTTCTCGCTGCCCGAGGAGTGGCAGTTCGGCAACTACGGCGAAGTACTGGGCAGTGCGGACATGGGCACCGCCTTCACCAACAGCGCCCTGGTCACCGCGTGCTCGGTGACGCTGACGCTGCTGCTGGCGAGCCTGGCCGCCTACGGGCTGGCCCGGATACCGGGCTGGCCCGGCTGGGTCCTCTACGGATTCCTCGTACTGGGCATGTCCGTGCCCGCGCAGGCCAACATGATCCCCCAGTTCGTGCTCTTCGACGTACTCGGACTCACCGACAGCCTGGCCGGCCTGGTCCTGATCAACATCGTCAGCACACTGCCCGTCGCGGTGTTCATCCTGGCCGGCTTCATGCGGACGCTGCCCCGCGAGATCTACGAAGCCGCGGCACTGGACGGCGTCGGCCCATGGCGGACCTACCGGTCGATCGCGCTGCCGCTGTCCCTGCCGTCCCTGGCCGCCACGGCGATCTTCCTGCTCGTCATCCACTGGAACGAACTGCTGTACCCACTGCTGTTCATCAACGACCCGGACAAGCGCACCCTGCCGCTGGCCCTGCTGAACTTCCAGGGCGAATTCCTCACCAACTACCCGCTGCTCTTCACCGGTGTCGTCGTGGCCTCCCTGCCCCTCGTCGTCGGTTACATCTTCCTCCAGAGATTCTTCATCGCCGGGATGACCGCCGGCTCGGTCAAGGAGTGA
- the cas3 gene encoding CRISPR-associated helicase Cas3', producing the protein MDRWWWGSGGVGLKQPRLSVLAFTLHVDELGEEWLAVERWGYAAELGVLWGKSKERAGGRMNLLMSHLLDTSAVAELMWDRFLAPSTREVLDDVAGGVGRGRLFLAWLCGVHDCGKATPAHQRLWPEGADLVQAAGMGWREPLAAAAAKRSRWRHDWAGGLLIREMLSAARWAPQQIDWVWPLVAGHHGAFPTLRDLREPSKAKGQLKGTGRWPEVQQAVLEALTRELGFADLREVQPEVVPSRALQMQLSGLVVMADWIASDERHFTGIDDFGALSVNGARRRARRAWEALGLRGGWGTIAVPGPEAFQDRFGCSPRASQTMVVEAARRMGAPGILVIEAPMGEGKTEAALAAAEVLAARFGADGVFVGMPTQATSDPMFTRVRNWLEALDPRLAAQVALLHGKRAFNSEWKRLLDEGGADPDGLFCGVDEYGLGDDPYGMPATTSECSAERQAPAEWFLGGKRGLLAPFVVGTVDQLLYAATRTRHVMLRMAGLAGKVVVLDEVHACDVYMNQFLLEALRWLGQARVPVVLLSATLPPAQRRALATSYMAGAASREEYPVEVPEAAGYPRVTAAWLGEDAMPLFHMAASPGWRDDLPVAVVPLPEAIPGPRATSGERDAFQAAADKAVGDLLEDELADGGTALVIRNSVARAQSAYEELRSRFDEEEVRLLHARFTVTRRAELTEECLELLGPERQSRSGGERLVLVATQLAEQSFDVDADLLVTDLAPVDLLLQRMGRIHRHADTLRPARLHLPRVYVTGFQAREDREPAFVYASEKIYGRHLLLRTAALLPGNGGSWSVPGDVPALVEKVYGTHAELLPGTWRSAGAQAAEEQAEADRRRAESAREFLLTRRGEHEKPTLAGVHYGGVSTGSREERLQAAVRDGEESVEVVLVVQDTEGESFRTLRGRSLSINGDVAPELLDEVLGSAVRLPPKLTRDALTLTPLPAWHGHPWLRHSRALVLDGVRRARLGAANLRYDDLLGLYEEQVGS; encoded by the coding sequence GTGGACCGGTGGTGGTGGGGTTCCGGCGGCGTCGGGCTGAAGCAACCTCGATTGTCAGTGCTGGCATTTACGCTCCATGTCGACGAGTTAGGGGAGGAGTGGTTGGCTGTGGAGCGATGGGGGTACGCCGCCGAGCTGGGGGTGTTATGGGGCAAGTCGAAGGAGCGTGCCGGCGGGCGGATGAACCTGCTGATGTCGCACCTTCTCGATACGAGTGCAGTGGCCGAGTTGATGTGGGACCGCTTTCTGGCCCCTTCGACGCGGGAGGTTCTGGACGATGTGGCGGGGGGTGTGGGACGGGGGCGTCTGTTCCTGGCCTGGTTGTGCGGTGTGCATGATTGCGGGAAGGCCACTCCGGCCCACCAGCGGCTGTGGCCCGAGGGCGCAGACCTTGTGCAGGCGGCAGGCATGGGGTGGCGAGAGCCACTGGCTGCGGCAGCGGCAAAGCGCAGCCGGTGGCGTCATGACTGGGCCGGTGGGCTGCTGATCCGGGAGATGCTGAGTGCGGCCCGGTGGGCCCCCCAGCAGATCGACTGGGTGTGGCCATTGGTTGCCGGCCATCACGGCGCGTTTCCTACACTGCGTGACCTTCGAGAGCCTTCCAAGGCAAAGGGTCAGTTGAAGGGCACGGGACGGTGGCCGGAGGTTCAGCAAGCGGTGCTGGAGGCCCTCACCCGCGAGCTGGGGTTCGCTGATCTTCGCGAGGTGCAGCCGGAGGTCGTCCCCTCGCGCGCGCTGCAGATGCAGTTGAGCGGGTTGGTGGTGATGGCGGACTGGATCGCAAGCGATGAGCGTCACTTCACGGGCATCGATGACTTCGGGGCGCTCTCCGTGAACGGAGCCCGTCGGCGGGCGCGGAGGGCGTGGGAGGCTCTGGGGCTGCGTGGTGGCTGGGGGACCATCGCTGTTCCCGGCCCGGAGGCGTTCCAGGATCGTTTCGGGTGTTCGCCGCGGGCGTCGCAGACGATGGTGGTCGAGGCAGCCCGGCGAATGGGGGCGCCGGGGATACTGGTCATCGAGGCTCCGATGGGTGAGGGCAAGACCGAGGCGGCTCTGGCGGCGGCCGAGGTTCTGGCCGCGCGGTTCGGTGCGGATGGCGTGTTCGTCGGAATGCCGACCCAGGCGACAAGCGATCCGATGTTCACTCGTGTGCGCAACTGGCTGGAAGCCCTCGATCCCCGTCTTGCTGCCCAGGTCGCGTTGCTGCACGGTAAGCGTGCCTTCAACAGCGAGTGGAAGCGTCTCCTGGACGAAGGCGGCGCAGATCCGGACGGCCTCTTTTGCGGCGTTGATGAGTACGGCCTCGGCGACGATCCCTACGGGATGCCGGCCACCACCTCAGAATGCTCCGCCGAACGGCAGGCACCTGCTGAGTGGTTCTTGGGTGGCAAGCGCGGTCTGCTGGCACCGTTCGTCGTGGGCACGGTGGATCAATTGCTGTATGCGGCCACGCGCACCCGCCATGTCATGCTCCGCATGGCGGGCTTGGCAGGCAAGGTCGTGGTTCTGGACGAGGTCCACGCGTGCGACGTGTACATGAACCAGTTCCTCTTGGAGGCCTTGCGCTGGTTGGGGCAGGCAAGGGTGCCGGTGGTGCTGCTGTCAGCGACGCTTCCGCCCGCGCAGCGCCGGGCCTTGGCCACCTCCTACATGGCCGGTGCCGCATCGCGGGAGGAATACCCGGTCGAGGTTCCCGAGGCGGCCGGATACCCACGCGTGACTGCTGCCTGGCTCGGCGAGGATGCCATGCCGCTCTTTCATATGGCCGCTTCCCCGGGGTGGCGCGACGATCTTCCGGTTGCGGTGGTGCCGCTGCCGGAGGCCATACCGGGGCCTCGGGCCACCAGCGGCGAGCGTGACGCGTTCCAGGCGGCTGCCGACAAGGCTGTGGGGGATCTGCTTGAAGACGAACTGGCAGACGGCGGGACAGCGCTGGTCATCCGCAACTCCGTGGCCCGCGCGCAGAGCGCCTACGAAGAACTCCGGAGCCGGTTCGACGAGGAAGAAGTGCGACTGCTGCACGCTCGATTCACCGTCACGCGCCGTGCCGAGCTGACAGAGGAATGCCTGGAACTGCTCGGCCCGGAGCGCCAGAGCCGCTCCGGGGGTGAGCGGCTCGTTCTGGTCGCCACGCAGCTGGCAGAACAGTCGTTTGACGTGGATGCCGACCTGCTGGTCACCGACCTGGCCCCCGTGGACCTGCTGCTGCAGCGCATGGGGCGCATCCATCGCCACGCAGACACCCTCCGCCCCGCGCGGCTGCACCTCCCGCGCGTCTACGTCACGGGCTTTCAAGCACGAGAGGACCGTGAGCCTGCGTTCGTCTACGCGAGTGAGAAGATCTACGGCCGTCACCTCCTGTTGCGCACTGCGGCCCTGCTGCCTGGAAACGGCGGATCGTGGTCAGTGCCGGGAGACGTGCCTGCATTGGTGGAGAAGGTCTACGGGACGCATGCCGAGCTGCTGCCCGGGACCTGGCGTTCGGCAGGTGCTCAGGCGGCCGAGGAACAAGCCGAGGCGGATCGGCGGCGTGCGGAGTCCGCACGCGAGTTCCTCCTGACGAGGCGCGGCGAGCACGAGAAGCCGACCCTGGCCGGTGTGCACTACGGAGGGGTCTCGACCGGAAGCCGTGAGGAGAGGCTGCAGGCGGCGGTGCGCGATGGTGAGGAGTCCGTCGAGGTCGTCCTTGTTGTGCAGGACACCGAGGGGGAGTCGTTCCGGACGCTCAGAGGCCGCTCGCTGAGCATCAACGGGGATGTGGCACCGGAGCTGTTGGATGAGGTCCTCGGCTCCGCCGTGCGTCTTCCGCCGAAGCTCACCCGAGACGCCTTGACGCTCACACCTCTTCCGGCCTGGCACGGCCACCCCTGGCTGCGGCACAGCCGCGCGCTGGTCCTCGACGGGGTTCGCCGCGCCCGGCTGGGCGCGGCGAACCTGCGCTACGACGATCTGCTGGGCCTGTACGAGGAGCAGGTGGGCAGCTGA
- a CDS encoding M24 family metallopeptidase, with amino-acid sequence MSTTFPGVPDFAEKRDRLRDLAARHDLDALVLREPATLNWLLSARCHVPQTLESACLTVVLSPAAEEPTVVANAIEAPRLQDTELAGLAAHWQTVPWWADREQALPSGRLGSDRPRPGELGLTAEIARIRRVLTGHQQLLLTDVAKDTAAAATDTAHRLAPGCSEREAAAALAHALLERGLDPVVLLVAADERIAMHRHPLPTDRVASGRMMLVACGRRHGLIASVTRLVSFGPLTGAEQRDYARLLEVERAFLDASVPGARLGAVFSAGVAAYAQNGFPADEWHRHHQGGFSGTQPREFPAYGTSGEFLAEGSVVAWNPSGGGWKVEDTSLVRSGGVRPLVHDDRWPTLRAGGRDRPGILVR; translated from the coding sequence ATGAGCACCACGTTCCCGGGCGTGCCGGACTTCGCCGAGAAGCGCGACCGGCTGCGTGACCTCGCTGCCCGACACGACCTGGACGCACTCGTGCTGCGCGAACCGGCCACGCTCAACTGGCTGCTGTCCGCCCGCTGCCACGTCCCGCAGACGCTGGAGAGCGCGTGCCTCACCGTCGTCCTGTCCCCGGCCGCCGAGGAACCGACCGTGGTGGCCAACGCCATCGAGGCACCCCGGCTCCAGGACACCGAACTCGCCGGGCTGGCCGCACACTGGCAGACCGTGCCCTGGTGGGCGGACCGGGAGCAGGCGCTGCCCTCCGGGCGCCTCGGGTCGGACCGCCCCCGGCCGGGAGAACTGGGACTGACAGCTGAGATCGCACGCATCCGCCGGGTGCTGACCGGGCATCAACAGCTCCTGTTGACCGACGTGGCCAAGGACACGGCGGCGGCAGCGACCGACACCGCTCACCGGCTGGCGCCCGGCTGCTCCGAACGGGAGGCGGCGGCCGCCCTGGCACATGCCCTGCTGGAGCGCGGCCTGGACCCCGTGGTGCTGCTGGTGGCCGCCGACGAACGCATCGCGATGCACCGCCACCCGCTGCCCACGGACCGGGTGGCCTCCGGACGGATGATGCTCGTCGCCTGCGGCCGTCGGCACGGGCTCATCGCGAGCGTCACCCGGCTCGTGTCGTTCGGCCCGCTCACCGGCGCCGAGCAGCGGGACTACGCCCGGTTGCTGGAAGTCGAGCGGGCGTTCCTGGACGCGTCCGTTCCCGGGGCCCGGCTCGGTGCGGTCTTCAGCGCCGGAGTGGCCGCCTATGCGCAGAACGGTTTCCCGGCCGACGAGTGGCACCGCCACCACCAGGGGGGCTTCTCCGGCACGCAGCCCCGCGAGTTCCCTGCCTACGGCACGTCCGGCGAGTTCCTCGCCGAGGGCAGCGTCGTGGCGTGGAATCCCAGCGGCGGTGGCTGGAAAGTCGAGGACACCTCGCTGGTACGGTCCGGCGGCGTCCGCCCGCTGGTGCACGACGATCGCTGGCCCACGCTCCGGGCAGGGGGCCGCGACCGGCCCGGAATCCTTGTCCGCTGA